A window of Macadamia integrifolia cultivar HAES 741 unplaced genomic scaffold, SCU_Mint_v3 scaffold264, whole genome shotgun sequence contains these coding sequences:
- the LOC122066937 gene encoding signal recognition particle 9 kDa protein → MVYISSWDEFVERSIQLFCADPQSSRYVMKYRHCDGKLVLKVTDNRECLKFKTDQAQDAKKMEKLNNIFFTLMARGPDADITEVSGKEQAEVQPSKKGRGRKQ, encoded by the exons ATGGTGTACATTAGCTCTTGGGATGAATTCGTGGAGAGATCCATACAGTTGTTTTGTGCGGATCCTCAATCT TCAAGGTATGTTATGAAGTATAGGCATTGCGATGGGAAATTGGTTCTCAAGGTCACTGATAATCGAGAG TGTCTCAAGTTCAAGACAGATCAGGCACAGGAtgcaaagaagatggagaagctCAACAACATTTTCTTTACCCTAATGGCTCGGGGTCCTGATG CGGATATAACCGAAGTATCAGGAAAAGAACAGGCAGAAGTGCAGCCAAGCAAGAAAGGAAGGGGAAGGAAACAGTAG